The nucleotide sequence CTCAGCACCTTGTATTCACGGCTCAGGAACGCCATCGCCCCCTCGCGGATATGGCCGGCGATGGTGACCATCTCCTCGTTGCCCGGATCGACGCGGTTGACGCTGGAGGCTTTGATGAACGCGTAAAGCAGGGCCAGCGCACCGGAGGCCGGGATAAAATAAATGAAATTTTCCATCGCTCCTCTCCTGGTAACTCTAAATGAATGCTGCTGTTGGATAAAAAATCAGCATGAATTGAAACGGCTCATTGCGGCTTCGATACCATCCCTGAACGCGACAAACACGGCCTCGGCGGCATCCTCGAACCTGTCCAGCACGGCGTCTTCTTCTTCCGGCTCGAACGGGTCGAGCACGTAATCGGCCAGATCGCCTGAAACGCGCTCACCGGCAACTCCGAAACGGAGGCGGGTGCATTCATCCGTACCCAGGGCTTCGATTATGGACTTGAGGCCTTTATGGCCTCCGGCCGAGCCCCGCGGTCTGATCCGGATCGTACCGGCCGGCAGGTCGGCCTCATCGTAACAGACGATCAGGTTTTCCAGCTTGAAGGGTCTGCGGCGCCACAATGCGCTAAGCGCAACACCGCTGCGATTCATGAACAGGATGGGTTTGACAAACAGGATTTCCAGTCCCTCGGCGGCGCCTTCGGTGACAAGACAGTTCGCACTCCTGGAGAAATCATCGAGCCCGAGCTTGTGGGCCAGGTAGTCCACGAACCAGAAGCCGACATTGTGTCTGGTGTTTTCATAGTCCGGTCCGGGATTTCCCAGACCCACCACCACTCTAAGGTCGGATTCAAGCTGAGGCTCTATTATTTCCCGCTCTCCTTATCTTCCTCGCCGGCATCATCCGCAGCAGGCGCCTCGCCGTCCTCGGCCTCCTCGCCCTCAGGCAGCTCGCCCTCGAGCAGTTCCTCTTCCTCGGGTTCAGGCTCGATTATCACGACCGGCGGGAGAACTGTTACGACCGTGCGTTTGGGGTCGGTGATTAATTCAAATTCACCGGTTTCGATATCCGAGACGTGGATGCTGTCGTGCATGTGCATCTCGCCGATCTCCACATCGATCTGCTCGGGAATAGTTGTCGGCAGAACCATGATTTCCAGCTCGCGCAGGACATGCTGGACCAGGCCGCCCTCCTGGGCAACGCCGATCGGATTGCCGTGCAGGACAATCGGCACGTTAACCGGAATCTTACGGTCCTTGGGCACGGAGTAGAAATCCACGTGGTGCAGGATTGGTTTGAACGGGTGGCGCTGGACCTCGCGAATCAGCGTCTGGTATTTCTTAGTTACGCCGCCACTGAGTTCGAGATCGATAATCGTGTTCTCGATCGAGATGTGGTTCAGCAGATGAGAAAGCTCCCGCTCATCGATCATCAGCGAGACCGTTTCCTCATCGTGGCCGTAAACAACGCCCGGCACCAATCCCTCGCTGCGCATCCGGTGCATCTCGCCCTTGCCGAAACGGTCGCGGGTCCGGGCTTTCATTACAGGGTTCTTGCTTGTCATCATACAGCTCCTGAAGTTTATGTCTGCAGTTTAATTTGTCAGTCCACGAACAGCGTGCTAACTGACTGGCCCATATGGATATAGCTTATCGCCTTGCCCAGCAGTTCAGCCACCGACAGGACTTTCAGTTTCGGGAATAGTTTTTCCTCGGGAATCTGGATCGTATCGGTCAGGGCCACGCCGGTAAGCGGGACGTCCTGAAGCACCTCGACCGCGGCGCCGGAGAGGACCGCGTGCGTGCAGCAGACCCAGATTCTGTTTGCGCCCTGGTCGCCGAGCACTTTGCAGGCTCCGACCAGTGTTCCGCCGGTGTCGATCATGTCATCGACAATCACCACGTCCTTGCCGCTGACATCACCGATTATATTCATGCTCTCGGCCACATTGGGCCGGGGCCGTCTTTTCTCGATAAAAGCCAGCGGACAGTCGAGCCGGCCGGCGTAACCGCGGGCCATCTTGGCTCCGCCGATATCCGGCGAAACCACCACCAGGTTTTTCAATTCCAGCGACCGGATAAATTCCAGGAAGATCGGCAGGGTGTAGAGGTGGTCGCTGGGGATATCGAAGAAGCCCTGGATCTGGTGTGAATGCAGATCCAGCATCATCACCCTGTCCGCCCCGCTCATCGTTATCAGGTTCGCAACCAGCTTGGCGCCGATACCGACCCGCGGCTGGTCCTTGCGGTCCTGCCGTCCATAGCCGTAATAGGGGACAACCGCCGTGATCCGTCCCGCCGAGGAGCGCCGCAGCGCATCGATAATCAGCAGCAGCTCCATGAAATTGTCCGCGGGCGGGTTGGTCGGCTGGACCACGAAACAGTCCGTACCGCGAATATTCTCCAGAATTTTGACGAAAATCTCACCGTCGGAAAACCGCCTGACCTCAACCTTGCACAACTCCATGTTGAGGCTGGCGGCGATCTTCTCCGCAAGCGGACGGTTGCTGTTGCCGCTGATAATTTTAAGGTCGATTCCGGAGAACATGGCTTTACCGTAACTCGTCAAACAAACCGGGCCGCATCGCTACGGCCCGGCGATGAACTGGCTGGGGCGGCAGGATTCGAACCTGCGAATGCGGGAACCAAAATCCCGTGACTTACCACTTGTCTACGCCCCAACGCATGAAAAAGAAGAAATTCACGCGTATTAACTCAGTTTTTCCAGAAAAAAAGTGAACCTAAAGATAAAATTGCCAACAATATCTGTCAACTTTTTTAGCTAATTATCAATGGATGCGTCATTTCAATACGGGCAAGGATGGACACGGCCTCGGCGGCGGTGTTATTTTGTGTGTGCCGTGAAGAGCGGTTAAGTAAAATAATATTATTTATTGCGGACATATCAGACTGGAGGTCCGGTTTCAAATGAAAATCAGTTGGGAACCAATTTCGCTGACGACCAAGCACACGTTCAAGATTGCCCGGGAAGAGTTGACCGGCGACAGGTTCGATAACGTGATTGTCCGCCTGGAGCACGAGGGAATCGTGGGCTGGGGCGAGGCCGCGCCGTTTTTCATCTACGGCGACAACCAGCGCACCGTTATCGCCGCGCTCGAAACCTGGCAACCGTTTATCGAGCGCTGGGAAGACCCCTGGCAGTCGGAGAAAATGATGGCCGAGCTGGACGGCGTGCTGGAGGGTAACTTCGCGGCCAAGAGCGCTGTCGACTGCGCCCTCTACGACCTGCAGGGCAAGCTCGCCGAATTGCCGGTTTACCGCATGCTGGG is from Candidatus Glassbacteria bacterium and encodes:
- a CDS encoding aminoacyl-tRNA hydrolase, whose amino-acid sequence is MIEPQLESDLRVVVGLGNPGPDYENTRHNVGFWFVDYLAHKLGLDDFSRSANCLVTEGAAEGLEILFVKPILFMNRSGVALSALWRRRPFKLENLIVCYDEADLPAGTIRIRPRGSAGGHKGLKSIIEALGTDECTRLRFGVAGERVSGDLADYVLDPFEPEEEDAVLDRFEDAAEAVFVAFRDGIEAAMSRFNSC
- a CDS encoding 50S ribosomal protein L25 — encoded protein: MMTSKNPVMKARTRDRFGKGEMHRMRSEGLVPGVVYGHDEETVSLMIDERELSHLLNHISIENTIIDLELSGGVTKKYQTLIREVQRHPFKPILHHVDFYSVPKDRKIPVNVPIVLHGNPIGVAQEGGLVQHVLRELEIMVLPTTIPEQIDVEIGEMHMHDSIHVSDIETGEFELITDPKRTVVTVLPPVVIIEPEPEEEELLEGELPEGEEAEDGEAPAADDAGEEDKESGK
- a CDS encoding ribose-phosphate pyrophosphokinase, yielding MFSGIDLKIISGNSNRPLAEKIAASLNMELCKVEVRRFSDGEIFVKILENIRGTDCFVVQPTNPPADNFMELLLIIDALRRSSAGRITAVVPYYGYGRQDRKDQPRVGIGAKLVANLITMSGADRVMMLDLHSHQIQGFFDIPSDHLYTLPIFLEFIRSLELKNLVVVSPDIGGAKMARGYAGRLDCPLAFIEKRRPRPNVAESMNIIGDVSGKDVVIVDDMIDTGGTLVGACKVLGDQGANRIWVCCTHAVLSGAAVEVLQDVPLTGVALTDTIQIPEEKLFPKLKVLSVAELLGKAISYIHMGQSVSTLFVD